One part of the Solanum dulcamara chromosome 3, daSolDulc1.2, whole genome shotgun sequence genome encodes these proteins:
- the LOC129881544 gene encoding protein NRT1/ PTR FAMILY 8.1-like produces MERSDDVYTKDGTTDINKAPANKKKTGTWKACFFILGEEICERLAYFGTSANLVNYLHQRLNLNNAAASKVVTNFQGTCYVTPLLGAFLADSYLGRYWTIAIFSILYIMGMTLLTMSASIVGIKPSCHNGICHPTEPEKTTFFIAIYLIALGTGGIKPCVSSFGADQFDDNDEIEKRRKSSFFNWFYLSINIGALVASSVLVWIQTSVGWGWGFGIPAVAMAIALVFFFAGTRLYRLQPPGGSPLTRMLQVLVAGMRKWAVQVPADKSLLYETANEESRIKGSRKLPHTDKFSFLDKSAVETAHDKVNGSVNPWRLSTVTQVEEVKSIIRLLPVWACCIVFTTAYSQMNTTFVLQGNTMDRHMGVHFKIPSASLTVFETLSVILWVLIYDQLIIPFARKFTGHARGFTQLQRIGIGLVISILSMVSAAFVEVVRLDYIKQKGYYDVKTIPMSIFWQVPQYFLIGCAGVFTLIGQVEFFYDQAPDAMRSLCSALLLMATALGSYLNSFLVTIVTRNKKFGWITENLNRGHLDYFFWLLVILSIINFMVFLLVSRLYIYKKVIH; encoded by the exons ATGGAAAGATCAGATGATGTCTACACAAAAGACGGGACAACTGATATCAATAAAGCACCAGCTAACAAGAAAAAAACTGGGACATGGAAGGCTTGTTTCTTCATCCTTG GGGAGGAAATCTGTGAGAGATTAGCGTACTTTGGTACAAGTGCTAATTTGGTTAATTATCTTCACCAAAGGCTCAACCTAAACAACGCGGCTGCATCAAAAGTTGTAACGAACTTTCAAGGAACCTGCTATGTAACGCCTTTGCTCGGGGCATTCTTAGCTGATTCTTACCTTGGAAGATATTGGACAATAGCAATTTTCTCAATCCTTTATATAATG GGAATGACTCTATTGACAATGTCAGCTTCAATAGTTGGAATAAAGCCATCATGTCATAATGGAATTTGCCACCCAACAGAGCCAGAGAAAACAACATTCTTCATTGCAATTTACTTAATTGCTTTAGGGACTGGTGGCATCAAACCATGTGTGTCCTCTTTTGGGGCTGATCAGTTTGATGACAACGATGAAATCGAAAAGAGAAGGAAAAGCTCATTCTTTAACTGGTTTTATCTGTCAATCAATATTGGTGCTCTTGTTGCTTCATCAGTCCTTGTTTGGATCCAAACGAGTGTCGGTTGGGGCTGGGGTTTCGGAATTCCAGCTGTGGCAATGGCCATTGCTCTTGTGTTTTTCTTTGCAGGCACTCGTCTTTATAGGCTCCAACCGCCAGGAGGTAGTCCCTTGACTCGGATGTTGCAAGTATTGGTAGCTGGTATGAGAAAATGGGCTGTTCAAGTTCCTGCTGATAAATCTCTTCTTTATGAGACTGCTAATGAGGAATCCAGAATCAAGGGAAGCCGCAAGCTCCCTCATACGGATAAATTCAG CTTCTTGGACAAGTCTGCTGTAGAAACAGCACACGATAAGGTTAATGGATCCGTGAATCCCTGGAGGCTCAGTACCGTGACACAAGTTGAAGAAGTCAAATCTATCATTCGCCTACTCCCTGTATGGGCATGCTGCATTGTGTTCACGACTGCATACAGTCAGATGAACACAACGTTTGTGCTCCAAGGGAACACAATGGACCGCCACATGGGCGTCCATTTCAAAATACCATCAGCATCATTGACGGTATTTGAAACACTCAGTGTGATTTTATGGGTGCTCATATATGACCAACTCATCATCCCATTTGCAAGAAAGTTCACAGGCCACGCCCGGGGATTCACTCAACTTCAGAGGATAGGCATAGGCCTTGTAATTTCTATATTGTCCATGGTATCTGCCGCTTTTGTGGAAGTAGTACGCCTCGACTACATTAAACAGAAGGGGTATTATGATGTCAAGACTATTCCTATGTCAATCTTCTGGCAAGTTCCTCAGTATTTTTTGATCGGATGCGCGGGGGTATTCACGTTGATAGGTCAGGTGGAATTCTTCTATGATCAAGCTCCCGACGCGATGAGAAGCTTATGTTCAGCCCTCTTGTTGATGGCGACTGCATTAGGTAGCTATTTGAATAGTTTCCTAGTTACAATAGTGACAAGGAACAAAAAGTTTGGATGGATTACAGAAAATTTGAACAGAGGGCATCTAGATTACTTCTTCTGGCTATTGGTTATCCTTAGCATCATCAACTTTATGGTGTTTCTATTGGTTTCAAGATTGTATATTTACAAGAAGGTTATTCATTga